ATTCTTCTTCTGTGTCGTGATCCGAGTGATTTTTACCATCTTAATTTCACCCCTTTCCCTTAATTGTATCATGGTTTTCCATCACTCGGTCACGATTAAGAATCGTAAGCAGCACAAAGGAGGATCTCATTATATGAATATCGTTGTTTCCGGCGGAACCGGATTTGCAGGATCAAAATTAACACAATCTCTCGTTCAGCAGGGCCACCATGTTTACATACTTACAAGAAGTCCTGATAAACACCATGATACCGACAAAACGACACATGTCGGCTGGCTGAAGGACAAGTTCGCACCGTGGGAGGAGCTTCCTGATGTAGACGCCATCGTCAACCTGGCAGGTGAATCGTTAAACAGCGGCCGCTGGACTGAAGAAAAAAAAGAATCAATCATGAACAGCCGGATAGATGCAACAGAAGCAATCCTTGAGATTATCCGCAATCTGAAGAAAACTCCTGAAGTATTAGTCAATGCGTCGGCTGTAGGTTTTTACGGTACTTCAAAAACAAAGACGTTTACCGAAGAATCGAATGAACCCGGCCGCGGCTTTCTAGCTGATGTGGTTGTTGAATGGGAAAATAGAGCCGCAAAAGCACGGGACTTGGGAGTCCGTACGACCTTCATCCGCTTTGGCATTATTTTAGGTGAAGAAGGCGCTCTTCAGAAGATGATCATTCCCTATAGGCTGATGATTGGAGGAAGTGTAGGATCAGGCGAGCAATGGGTTTCCTGGATTCACGTCGATGACGTCGTCGGTCTTATTGAATTCGCTATTAAAAATGATAAGGTCCAAGGCCCTTTAAACGGTACCGCTCCCCACCCGAAACGAAATAAAGATTTCGGAAAGACAATTGGAGAGGTGCTGAACCGGCCTCACTGGATGCCTGCTCCCGGTTTTGCATTAAAAGCTGCTCTGGGCGATATGAGTTCTCTTTTATTAGAAGGTCAATCAGTCCTTCCTAAAAAAGCAATGGAATTAGGCTATACTTTTAAATACCCCGAATTAGAGCCGGCCTTACAATCTATTTTAAAATAATTTATTAAGCAAAGCATATAGCTTTGCTTTTTTATGCCTTGAAATCCCTTTTTCGAAGTATAATAAGAAAAAAGACTATATTAAGGGGGCTTGGCGATGGAGACGGTGATAAAAAATGTAAGCCTCTATCCTATCACTTCACCACCGATTCAAAAGGGTTTCGTCCATATTCGTGATGGCAAGATCATGGATTTCGGTTCAGATATAGAACTTCCTAAGCAGGCAGAAGTGATTGACGGAAAGAGTCAAATGCTTTTCCCAGGATT
This window of the Halobacillus sp. Marseille-Q1614 genome carries:
- a CDS encoding TIGR01777 family oxidoreductase, translated to MNIVVSGGTGFAGSKLTQSLVQQGHHVYILTRSPDKHHDTDKTTHVGWLKDKFAPWEELPDVDAIVNLAGESLNSGRWTEEKKESIMNSRIDATEAILEIIRNLKKTPEVLVNASAVGFYGTSKTKTFTEESNEPGRGFLADVVVEWENRAAKARDLGVRTTFIRFGIILGEEGALQKMIIPYRLMIGGSVGSGEQWVSWIHVDDVVGLIEFAIKNDKVQGPLNGTAPHPKRNKDFGKTIGEVLNRPHWMPAPGFALKAALGDMSSLLLEGQSVLPKKAMELGYTFKYPELEPALQSILK